One genomic window of Gemmatimonadales bacterium includes the following:
- the dprA gene encoding DNA-processing protein DprA — MHALLGACGSARAARRAPRAELVRIAGVSPALATAIAGQRPELGEAALAAAARLGGRAILPSDAEYPFPLRNIPEPPLMLFALGRIELLARAAVAIVGSRDHSRYGAEVCRAVARVVARAGAVVVSGMARGLDAVAHQAALDAGGATIGVLGNGLGVVYPAANEALYASVATAGLLLTEFPPGERPHAGSFPRRNRIISGLARAVVVVEAAVGSGALITAGSALDQGREVVAVPGPITSRTSEGCNRLIRDGATPLLEATDVMQYLPELVLPPETEPGRPSLPDGLTEGERALAGSLGAAPAYVDDLAARLRRPVAELLVQLSTLELAGVVARESGGLFRRV; from the coding sequence ATGCATGCGCTTCTCGGCGCGTGCGGGAGCGCTCGCGCGGCGCGACGAGCGCCGCGCGCCGAGCTGGTCCGCATCGCGGGCGTGTCGCCAGCGCTTGCCACGGCCATCGCGGGGCAGCGGCCCGAGCTGGGCGAGGCGGCGCTTGCCGCGGCAGCACGACTCGGCGGGCGCGCCATTCTACCCAGCGACGCGGAGTATCCCTTTCCGCTGCGCAACATTCCCGAACCGCCGCTCATGCTCTTCGCACTCGGCCGGATCGAGCTGCTCGCGCGAGCGGCCGTCGCGATTGTCGGAAGCCGCGATCACAGCCGGTACGGCGCCGAGGTATGCCGTGCGGTGGCGCGCGTCGTGGCGCGCGCCGGGGCGGTCGTCGTGAGCGGGATGGCGCGGGGCCTCGATGCTGTGGCCCACCAGGCTGCGCTCGATGCGGGCGGTGCCACGATCGGCGTTCTTGGCAACGGGCTCGGTGTCGTCTATCCGGCCGCCAACGAGGCGCTGTACGCGAGCGTCGCAACCGCGGGACTGCTGCTGACCGAGTTTCCGCCGGGCGAGCGACCGCACGCTGGGAGCTTTCCGCGGCGCAACCGCATCATCAGCGGTCTGGCGCGCGCGGTCGTCGTGGTCGAAGCGGCGGTGGGGTCGGGTGCGCTGATCACGGCCGGCTCGGCGCTCGATCAGGGTCGTGAGGTCGTGGCGGTGCCGGGGCCGATCACGAGCCGCACGTCGGAAGGCTGCAACCGGCTGATTCGCGACGGCGCCACGCCGTTGCTCGAAGCCACGGACGTGATGCAGTACCTGCCCGAGCTCGTGCTGCCGCCCGAAACGGAGCCGGGGCGGCCATCGCTGCCGGATGGGCTCACCGAGGGCGAGCGCGCGCTCGCTGGGTCGCTCGGCGCCGCGCCGGCGTACGTCGACGATCTGGCGGCGCGGCTCCGCCGGCCCGTGGCCGAGCTGCTCGTGCAGCTTTCGACGCTCGAGCTCGCGGGTGTCGTCGCGCGGGAGTCCGGAGGACTCTTCCGCCGGGTCTGA
- the rpsU gene encoding 30S ribosomal protein S21 has protein sequence MSEVIIHDDENFERALKRFKKKCEKAGILSDLRKHRHYEKPSERRKRKLSAAMRKTRRGPRVARG, from the coding sequence ATGTCCGAAGTGATCATCCACGACGACGAAAACTTCGAGCGCGCGCTCAAGCGGTTCAAGAAGAAGTGCGAGAAGGCGGGGATCCTCTCCGACCTCCGCAAGCACCGCCATTATGAGAAGCCGAGCGAGCGCCGCAAGAGGAAGCTGAGCGCCGCGATGCGGAAGACCCGGCGGGGACCGCGCGTGGCCCGTGGCTAG
- a CDS encoding asparaginase — protein MSGLRIESTRGDLVESVHRVSAAVVDGQGRTVAATGNPALVTFWRSAAKPFQAMPLVADGAADRFDIPDDELALCCASHSSEPLHLALAERLLARIAVGEEELACGPHVPLSPAVADRVAREGIAMTPRWNNCSGKHAGMLALCRHHGWPSAGYTGVGHPAQRRILASVSCWTDVAQACIGLGVDGCTAISFALPLRAMATAYARLGAARDGAAARVRAAMLAHPDVVAGSGRPCTDVMRAWPGEVLAKAGADGVYGAALPGLGLGLALKVEDGDGSAAPVALIAVLRELLGHGPAAEADQAPLPAGLGGHAGPAILNTRGAAVGVLRAVGGLRFSGVAPRARGTAR, from the coding sequence ATGTCCGGTCTCCGGATCGAGTCCACGCGCGGCGACCTGGTCGAATCGGTCCATCGGGTGTCGGCCGCCGTCGTCGATGGGCAGGGGCGGACGGTCGCCGCGACCGGCAACCCCGCGCTTGTGACCTTCTGGCGCTCGGCCGCGAAGCCGTTCCAGGCGATGCCGCTCGTGGCCGACGGTGCAGCGGACCGGTTCGACATACCCGACGATGAACTGGCGCTCTGCTGCGCGTCACACTCGAGCGAACCGCTGCACCTCGCTCTCGCCGAACGATTGCTCGCGCGCATTGCCGTGGGGGAGGAGGAGCTGGCCTGCGGTCCCCACGTGCCGCTCTCACCCGCGGTGGCCGATCGGGTGGCACGCGAGGGCATTGCGATGACGCCGCGCTGGAACAACTGCTCGGGCAAGCACGCAGGCATGCTTGCGCTGTGCCGCCACCATGGGTGGCCTTCGGCCGGATACACCGGCGTCGGGCATCCGGCTCAACGGCGGATCCTCGCCTCAGTATCGTGCTGGACCGATGTCGCCCAGGCATGCATCGGGCTCGGCGTGGACGGCTGCACGGCGATCTCGTTTGCCCTGCCGCTTCGCGCCATGGCGACGGCGTACGCGCGGCTCGGTGCGGCGCGCGACGGTGCGGCCGCGCGGGTGCGCGCCGCAATGCTGGCCCATCCCGACGTGGTCGCGGGCTCGGGGCGGCCCTGTACCGACGTGATGCGCGCGTGGCCGGGCGAGGTGCTCGCCAAGGCGGGTGCCGACGGTGTCTACGGCGCCGCGCTCCCCGGACTCGGCCTTGGCCTCGCGCTCAAGGTGGAAGACGGCGACGGCAGCGCTGCGCCGGTGGCGCTCATTGCCGTGCTGCGCGAGCTGCTCGGACACGGGCCAGCCGCGGAAGCCGATCAGGCTCCGCTGCCCGCCGGGCTCGGGGGGCATGCCGGTCCGGCAATTCTCAACACGCGCGGCGCAGCCGTCGGCGTGCTCCGCGCGGTCGGCGGATTGCGTTTTTCGGGCGTGGCACCGCGTGCGAGGGGTACGGCCCGGTGA
- a CDS encoding histidine triad nucleotide-binding protein, translated as MDDCIFCKIASGEINAAVVKRSDDAVAFRDTRPVAPTHVLVIPTRHVGAVRDAKGAEGRALLGRLLAFTAEVATELGLDAGGYRIVTNTGPDAGQSVNHLHLHLLGGRKLTWPPG; from the coding sequence ATGGATGACTGCATCTTCTGCAAGATCGCATCGGGAGAAATAAATGCCGCCGTGGTGAAGCGCTCGGACGACGCGGTCGCCTTTCGCGACACGCGCCCGGTGGCGCCCACCCATGTCCTCGTCATCCCGACGCGCCACGTTGGCGCGGTGCGAGATGCGAAGGGTGCCGAGGGCCGCGCACTGCTGGGCAGACTCCTCGCCTTCACGGCAGAGGTCGCGACCGAACTCGGGCTCGACGCGGGCGGGTATCGAATCGTGACCAACACGGGGCCCGATGCAGGCCAGAGCGTGAACCACCTGCACCTGCACCTCCTCGGTGGCCGGAAGCTTACCTGGCCGCCGGGTTAA
- a CDS encoding carboxymuconolactone decarboxylase family protein: MAKQDSLDPGTRALVQFAAAVAQGYEPELRERIGALRTAQVPAPWVEELLLQSVLMCGYPRALVAFTIWRKLGGAPVPAEDASSEYGDVADWRRRGEESCAVVYGENYRKLRDSVRALHPALDQWMIVEGYGRTLSRPGLDPMRRELCTVAQTAVLETPRQLHSHLRGALNAGATFGQIEGALSIVNPLLSFDQWKKVKQLWQTVREGWGPGQ; the protein is encoded by the coding sequence ATGGCGAAACAGGACAGCCTCGATCCTGGAACCCGCGCCCTGGTGCAGTTCGCCGCCGCCGTCGCGCAGGGGTACGAGCCGGAGCTGCGCGAGCGGATCGGTGCGCTGCGGACAGCGCAGGTGCCGGCGCCGTGGGTCGAGGAGCTGCTGCTGCAGTCGGTGCTCATGTGCGGCTACCCGCGCGCGCTCGTTGCGTTCACGATCTGGCGCAAGCTCGGCGGCGCGCCGGTGCCGGCGGAGGACGCGTCATCGGAGTACGGCGATGTTGCGGATTGGCGCCGCCGCGGCGAGGAGAGCTGCGCGGTCGTGTACGGTGAGAATTACCGCAAGCTCCGGGACAGCGTGCGGGCGCTCCACCCGGCGCTCGATCAGTGGATGATCGTCGAGGGATACGGCCGCACGCTTTCGCGTCCCGGACTCGATCCCATGCGGCGGGAGCTCTGCACGGTAGCGCAAACGGCGGTGCTCGAGACTCCCCGCCAATTGCACTCGCATCTCCGCGGCGCGCTCAATGCCGGCGCCACCTTCGGCCAGATCGAGGGCGCGCTTTCGATCGTGAACCCGCTGCTCTCGTTCGACCAGTGGAAGAAGGTGAAGCAGCTCTGGCAAACGGTGCGGGAAGGCTGGGGGCCGGGCCAATAG
- the hrcA gene encoding heat-inducible transcriptional repressor HrcA — protein MPPAEQLTERERRVLEAVVQTYIETAEPAGSQTIARRFGLGVSPATIRGTMSDLEDKGYLFHPHTSAGRVPTDRAYRVYVDGLMRLAPPSDEERATIRQEMAQRARSTLEEILRRAAQVLGVLTQELGVAVAPAFDYIVLDRLELVAVSSERLLLVFNLQGGIVRTIFVQVPASLPAASIQRVTQILNDRLAGLTLREVRDSLIERLRDADTPPGGRELLNIFIAERDGIFDLNANGERVLLGSAQMLAEQPEFASNSGMRGLLELTERHDLLRRALEGRRNAGLSITIGGENVDARLSGFTLVTSSYDAGGLRGVIGVMGPTRMPYDKIIGLVEHTSRLLEGLLE, from the coding sequence ATGCCGCCCGCGGAACAATTGACCGAGCGCGAGCGCCGGGTGCTCGAGGCCGTCGTGCAAACGTACATCGAAACCGCGGAACCGGCGGGCAGCCAGACCATTGCCCGCCGGTTCGGGCTCGGCGTGTCTCCGGCCACCATCCGCGGCACCATGAGCGACCTCGAGGATAAGGGATACCTCTTTCATCCTCACACATCCGCCGGTCGGGTACCGACCGACCGGGCCTACCGGGTGTACGTGGATGGGCTCATGCGGCTGGCGCCGCCGTCGGATGAAGAGCGTGCGACCATCCGGCAAGAGATGGCCCAGCGCGCGCGGAGCACGCTGGAGGAGATCCTGCGGCGGGCGGCGCAGGTGCTGGGCGTTCTGACGCAGGAGCTCGGCGTCGCGGTGGCTCCCGCATTCGACTACATCGTGCTCGATCGGCTGGAGCTGGTGGCGGTTTCCTCCGAGCGGCTGCTGCTGGTGTTCAACCTGCAGGGCGGCATCGTGCGCACGATCTTCGTGCAGGTGCCGGCGTCGCTCCCGGCGGCCTCGATCCAGCGGGTCACGCAGATTCTCAACGACCGGCTGGCCGGGCTCACGCTGCGTGAAGTGCGCGACTCGCTGATCGAGCGCCTTCGCGATGCCGACACGCCGCCCGGCGGCCGCGAGCTCCTCAACATCTTCATTGCAGAGCGCGACGGAATCTTCGATCTCAATGCCAACGGCGAGCGGGTGCTGCTCGGCAGCGCGCAGATGCTGGCCGAGCAGCCGGAGTTTGCCTCGAACAGCGGTATGCGGGGACTGCTTGAATTGACCGAGCGCCACGACCTGCTGCGCCGCGCGCTCGAGGGCCGGCGCAACGCAGGGCTTTCGATCACGATCGGCGGTGAAAATGTCGACGCCCGGCTCAGCGGGTTCACTCTCGTCACCTCGTCATACGACGCCGGGGGACTGCGCGGCGTGATCGGCGTCATGGGGCCGACGCGCATGCCATATGACAAGATCATCGGGCTGGTGGAGCACACCAGCCGATTGCTGGAAGGACTGCTGGAGTGA
- a CDS encoding RsmE family RNA methyltransferase, with the protein MIVLVAAGAAAAPGLTIELDPDETHHLRVRRADGDVRVDVRDGRGLVAKGTLRFAGRRTVVEVDIAERVAPPPPLRLAVGAGDRDRFAWMVEKATELGVTDIVPLETERAMTVASRLRAAGVTRLERRALEAVKQCGAAWAPAIHAPLPLATFLSDAPGGARWLADAEGAATPRVDGTVTVIVGPEGGLTDAERAAARAAGYRPVRLGAETLRFETAALAVAAHIAAVRVGGVSPGGVPHG; encoded by the coding sequence GTGATCGTGCTCGTCGCGGCCGGTGCTGCGGCGGCGCCGGGCTTAACGATCGAGCTGGACCCGGACGAAACGCATCACCTGCGCGTGCGGCGGGCAGACGGCGATGTGCGGGTTGATGTGCGCGACGGACGCGGGCTCGTGGCAAAGGGCACACTGCGATTCGCGGGGCGCCGGACCGTAGTCGAAGTTGACATTGCGGAACGTGTGGCCCCGCCGCCGCCGCTCCGACTTGCGGTCGGCGCCGGCGACCGCGACCGCTTCGCATGGATGGTGGAAAAGGCGACCGAGCTCGGCGTCACCGACATCGTGCCGCTCGAGACCGAGCGCGCGATGACCGTGGCGAGCCGGCTCCGGGCTGCGGGCGTCACACGGCTCGAGCGGCGCGCGCTCGAAGCCGTGAAGCAATGCGGCGCGGCATGGGCGCCCGCGATTCACGCCCCTCTGCCGCTCGCGACGTTCTTGTCGGATGCGCCGGGCGGCGCGCGCTGGCTGGCCGACGCGGAGGGCGCCGCCACTCCGCGTGTCGATGGCACCGTCACCGTGATCGTCGGTCCGGAAGGCGGTCTCACCGACGCGGAGCGCGCGGCCGCACGTGCGGCGGGGTATCGCCCGGTCCGCCTCGGCGCAGAGACGCTCAGGTTCGAGACGGCAGCGCTTGCGGTGGCGGCCCACATCGCCGCCGTGCGCGTGGGTGGGGTATCACCGGGAGGGGTGCCACATGGATGA
- the hemW gene encoding radical SAM family heme chaperone HemW produces the protein MHLYFHIPFCARRCSYCDFAIAVRRTVPSEAYADAVLVEWESVRAHSAWAEAPGVQTIYFGGGTPSRLDPGAVARILARVRADRGLDAGAEVTLEANPDDVTRERAAAWRQAGITRVSLGAQSFDSAVLRWMHRTHTAGQVADAVGVLRGQGIGELSLDLIFGLPASLTRDWARDLDAALALAPDHLSLYGLTIEGGTPLAHWTARGQVRPTDDESYAAEYLAAHSTLVARGWDHYEVSSAGRPGHRARHNSAYWRRAPYVGLGPSAHSGIGAERWWNVREWAAYAAALGRGESAVAGRESLDPAAVRLEELYLGLRTREGISTNRIAADDAAAWVEAGWAVREGDRLRLTAEGWLRLDALVAATPTGRGTV, from the coding sequence ATGCACCTCTACTTTCACATTCCGTTCTGCGCGCGCCGGTGCAGCTACTGCGACTTCGCCATCGCGGTGCGGCGCACCGTACCGTCGGAGGCGTACGCCGACGCGGTGCTCGTCGAGTGGGAAAGCGTCCGGGCGCATTCGGCGTGGGCCGAGGCGCCCGGGGTTCAGACGATCTACTTCGGTGGCGGGACGCCGTCGCGTCTCGACCCCGGGGCCGTCGCGCGCATCCTCGCTCGCGTGCGCGCAGATCGCGGACTCGATGCCGGCGCCGAGGTCACGCTCGAGGCGAACCCGGATGATGTGACGCGGGAGCGCGCCGCCGCGTGGCGGCAGGCCGGAATCACGCGGGTCTCGCTCGGCGCGCAGTCATTCGATTCTGCGGTGCTTCGTTGGATGCACCGCACCCACACGGCGGGGCAGGTGGCGGATGCGGTCGGCGTGCTGCGCGGGCAAGGCATCGGTGAGCTCTCGCTGGATCTCATCTTCGGCCTGCCGGCCTCGCTCACGCGCGACTGGGCCCGCGATCTCGATGCCGCGCTGGCGCTCGCGCCCGATCATCTGTCGCTCTACGGCCTCACCATCGAGGGCGGCACGCCGCTCGCCCACTGGACGGCGCGCGGCCAGGTGCGACCTACAGATGACGAGAGTTACGCGGCCGAGTACCTCGCCGCGCACTCGACACTGGTGGCGAGGGGCTGGGATCATTACGAGGTCTCGAGCGCCGGCCGCCCGGGCCACCGGGCCCGGCACAACAGTGCATACTGGCGGCGCGCGCCGTATGTTGGCCTCGGGCCATCGGCGCACAGCGGCATCGGCGCGGAGCGGTGGTGGAACGTGCGCGAGTGGGCAGCCTACGCGGCGGCGCTGGGCCGCGGCGAGAGCGCCGTTGCCGGTCGGGAGTCGCTCGACCCCGCCGCGGTACGGCTGGAGGAGTTATACCTGGGCCTGCGCACGCGCGAGGGAATCAGCACCAACCGGATCGCAGCCGACGACGCGGCGGCTTGGGTCGAGGCGGGTTGGGCGGTGCGCGAAGGCGATCGGCTCCGGCTCACCGCCGAGGGGTGGCTTCGACTCGATGCGCTCGTCGCGGCCACTCCCACCGGTCGCGGGACTGTCTAG
- a CDS encoding 50S ribosomal protein L11 methyltransferase — MTWWAVDVQTAPERRGAVCTWLVARTGHAVEERDDGVMVAFAADESTAVRLAAEVGAETGAAGASWRALDVVDWSTRWREGLGVRQIGRLTVSPSWLAAAASAPSARGLNGERPLVVIDPESAFGSGEHGSTRSALALLDRHLDPGARVLDLGSGSGILAIASAVLGAASAIGIDCDPDANEVAERNAARNGVAGRTRFVEGDAGDLAPLLGPADLIVANILRTANVALLPAVSAALAPGGSPRAGLAIFAGMEACEAELFRPALAERGFRAEAEVTDAGWWAVAARLA, encoded by the coding sequence ATGACCTGGTGGGCTGTGGACGTGCAGACCGCGCCCGAGCGCCGGGGCGCGGTCTGCACGTGGCTGGTCGCGCGTACCGGCCACGCGGTCGAGGAACGCGACGACGGCGTGATGGTGGCGTTCGCGGCGGATGAGTCCACGGCGGTGCGTCTCGCAGCGGAAGTCGGCGCGGAGACAGGCGCCGCCGGGGCGAGCTGGCGGGCGCTCGACGTGGTGGACTGGAGCACGCGCTGGCGCGAGGGGCTCGGCGTCCGGCAGATCGGGCGGCTCACCGTTTCACCATCATGGCTCGCCGCCGCCGCTTCGGCGCCCTCCGCGCGGGGCCTGAACGGGGAGCGGCCTCTCGTGGTGATCGATCCGGAGAGCGCGTTCGGCAGCGGAGAGCACGGATCGACGCGGAGTGCGCTTGCGCTCCTGGATCGGCATCTGGATCCGGGCGCGCGGGTGCTCGACCTGGGGAGCGGAAGCGGCATTCTCGCCATCGCGTCGGCCGTGCTTGGCGCCGCGTCCGCCATCGGCATCGATTGTGATCCCGATGCGAACGAGGTCGCGGAGCGGAATGCGGCGCGGAACGGCGTCGCCGGGCGGACGCGGTTCGTCGAGGGCGATGCGGGCGACCTCGCGCCTCTGCTCGGGCCCGCCGATCTGATCGTCGCCAACATTCTGCGCACCGCAAACGTCGCGCTTCTGCCAGCCGTCTCCGCCGCGCTGGCGCCGGGCGGATCCCCCCGGGCCGGACTCGCAATCTTCGCCGGCATGGAAGCATGCGAGGCCGAGCTGTTCCGGCCCGCGCTTGCGGAGCGCGGGTTCCGCGCCGAGGCCGAGGTGACCGACGCCGGCTGGTGGGCGGTCGCCGCCCGCCTCGCGTGA
- the dnaJ gene encoding molecular chaperone DnaJ: protein MSDYYELLGVTRSASEAEIKKAYRKLAMEYHPDRNRSPDAEARFKEMAEAYEVLRDPEKRALYDRYGPAGVGGAAGGGFGFHHVDLAEALSIFMRDFGAMGGLDSIFGGRQRTEARRGQDIRVTVKLTLNEVATGAKKAVRLKTLERCATCEGTGARPGTRPSTCATCGGTGEVRRAARSMFGQFVSVSPCPTCAGDGQVVLDACEDCRGEGRLRGDRTVTVEIPPGVSGNNYLTLRGQGAAGLRNGPSGDLLVMLDVKNDDRFERQGNDLVHDLAVSFSQAALGAEFMVPTPYGDERVRVPAGIQTNTILRLRGKGLPALGTDGVGDLKIRVHVWTPEKLTDEQDRIFRELSKLEGEPPKRSAGFWSKLKEALGA, encoded by the coding sequence GTGAGCGACTACTACGAGCTGCTGGGGGTGACGCGCAGTGCGTCGGAGGCCGAAATCAAGAAGGCCTACCGAAAGCTTGCGATGGAGTACCACCCCGACCGGAACCGGTCGCCCGACGCCGAAGCTCGCTTCAAGGAAATGGCGGAGGCGTACGAGGTGCTGCGCGATCCCGAGAAGCGCGCCCTCTACGACCGCTACGGCCCCGCGGGCGTCGGCGGTGCCGCGGGCGGCGGGTTCGGATTCCACCATGTGGACCTGGCGGAAGCGCTCAGCATCTTCATGCGCGACTTCGGCGCGATGGGCGGGCTGGACTCGATCTTCGGCGGCCGCCAGCGTACCGAGGCGCGGCGGGGGCAGGACATTCGGGTGACGGTCAAGCTGACGCTCAACGAAGTCGCGACCGGCGCCAAGAAAGCAGTGCGGCTCAAGACGCTCGAGCGGTGTGCGACCTGCGAGGGCACCGGCGCCCGTCCCGGGACGCGGCCGAGCACCTGCGCGACCTGCGGCGGGACAGGTGAGGTGCGGCGGGCTGCGCGGAGCATGTTCGGGCAGTTCGTCTCGGTATCGCCCTGTCCCACCTGCGCGGGCGACGGACAGGTGGTCCTCGACGCGTGCGAGGATTGCCGCGGCGAGGGGCGGCTCCGGGGCGACCGGACCGTCACGGTCGAGATTCCACCAGGCGTTTCGGGCAACAACTATCTCACCCTGCGTGGCCAGGGCGCCGCCGGCCTCCGCAACGGGCCGAGCGGCGATCTGCTCGTGATGCTCGACGTAAAGAACGACGATCGGTTCGAGCGGCAGGGGAACGATCTGGTGCACGACCTCGCGGTGTCGTTCTCCCAGGCGGCGCTCGGGGCCGAGTTCATGGTGCCGACGCCCTACGGCGACGAGCGGGTCCGGGTGCCGGCGGGAATCCAGACGAACACGATCCTTCGGCTCAGAGGCAAAGGACTGCCGGCGCTCGGGACCGATGGCGTCGGAGATCTCAAGATCCGGGTCCACGTCTGGACACCGGAAAAACTCACGGACGAGCAGGACCGGATCTTCCGCGAGCTGTCGAAGCTCGAGGGGGAGCCGCCCAAACGGTCGGCGGGGTTCTGGTCGAAGCTCAAGGAAGCACTGGGCGCATGA
- the obgE gene encoding GTPase ObgE: MFADRAVVRVVGGAGGSGASSFARFKYKPKGGPDGGDGGRGGSVWVRGDANLTTLLDYRYRTIWRAERGEHGKGKTQTGRSAPDVELPVPPGTEVHRADDGVLLGEVLRAGDRLLVARGGRGGRGNARFATPTHQAPREWEPGEEGEDREIELVLKLIADVGLVGEPNAGKSTLLSVLSAARPKIADYPFTTLEPNLGVAALPDHRTFVVADIPGIVEGAHEGKGLGLRFLQHVERTRVLAFLLPLDSPDPQDAYSRLRREIEQYGVALAERPHLVVLTKRDLLPGGAPLPEIAAPDASGALAISSATGSGIENLKERLWSFVSEARTAESGTETSAPPTSPLL; encoded by the coding sequence GTGTTCGCCGATCGTGCGGTGGTGCGGGTGGTCGGGGGGGCGGGAGGCTCGGGGGCAAGCTCGTTCGCGCGTTTCAAGTACAAGCCGAAGGGCGGACCCGACGGCGGCGACGGCGGCCGAGGCGGGAGCGTTTGGGTGCGGGGCGATGCCAATCTTACGACGCTGCTCGACTACCGCTATCGAACGATCTGGCGCGCCGAGCGGGGCGAGCACGGCAAGGGCAAGACGCAGACGGGGCGCTCCGCGCCGGACGTCGAATTGCCGGTGCCGCCGGGCACCGAGGTGCACCGGGCGGATGACGGGGTGCTCCTCGGCGAAGTGCTCCGGGCGGGCGACCGGCTGCTCGTGGCCCGCGGCGGCCGCGGCGGGCGCGGCAACGCCAGGTTCGCCACGCCCACGCACCAGGCGCCGCGCGAATGGGAGCCGGGCGAAGAAGGTGAAGACCGCGAGATCGAACTGGTGCTCAAGCTCATCGCCGACGTCGGCTTGGTCGGGGAGCCGAACGCCGGGAAGAGCACCTTGCTTTCCGTCCTTTCAGCCGCGCGGCCCAAGATTGCCGACTACCCGTTCACCACGCTCGAGCCGAACCTTGGCGTCGCGGCGCTCCCGGACCATCGCACGTTTGTCGTGGCGGACATTCCGGGCATCGTTGAAGGCGCGCACGAGGGCAAGGGCCTCGGGCTCCGCTTTCTGCAGCACGTCGAGCGCACGCGGGTGCTCGCCTTTCTCCTGCCGCTCGACAGCCCTGACCCGCAGGACGCATACAGCCGACTCCGGCGCGAGATCGAGCAATACGGCGTGGCGCTCGCCGAGCGACCGCATCTCGTGGTGCTCACCAAGCGGGATCTGCTGCCGGGTGGCGCGCCACTGCCGGAGATTGCGGCACCGGATGCATCGGGAGCGCTCGCCATCTCCAGCGCCACCGGAAGCGGGATCGAGAATCTCAAGGAGCGCCTGTGGAGCTTCGTGAGCGAGGCACGGACCGCAGAGTCGGGGACCGAGACGAGCGCGCCGCCTACGTCGCCCTTGCTCTGA
- a CDS encoding PEP-CTERM sorting domain-containing protein, translating to MRSWSTVGAVALALALGAGSAAAETVPIGGSGATPGDWLSAYTASTHLGSLGTSNALFKLAVQGSETSRDARDGEEQSDSSKSKLGTYAIIGGSAVGLGVFIAAVSGGSGDALSTPTNTGNNPPPGDLNPPGGTTGGTNGNTGGITDPPSGDNGNPGGEWTDDNGPTTVTPEPASMALLATGLAGMGGIQLRRNRKRTLDK from the coding sequence ATGCGAAGCTGGTCTACTGTCGGAGCGGTCGCCCTGGCCCTCGCGCTTGGCGCGGGGAGCGCGGCCGCGGAAACGGTGCCCATCGGCGGCTCAGGTGCCACCCCGGGGGATTGGCTTTCGGCCTACACGGCCAGCACCCATCTCGGGTCCCTCGGCACCAGCAACGCGCTCTTCAAGCTCGCGGTCCAGGGAAGCGAGACCAGTCGCGACGCCCGCGATGGTGAGGAGCAGTCGGACTCGAGCAAGAGCAAGCTCGGGACCTACGCCATCATTGGCGGCAGTGCCGTCGGCCTCGGCGTCTTCATCGCGGCGGTGTCAGGTGGGTCGGGCGATGCGCTCTCGACTCCGACCAACACGGGCAACAACCCGCCCCCGGGTGACCTGAATCCTCCGGGTGGCACCACCGGCGGAACCAACGGGAACACCGGCGGGATCACCGACCCTCCGTCGGGTGACAATGGCAATCCTGGCGGTGAGTGGACCGACGACAACGGTCCGACCACCGTCACTCCGGAGCCGGCCTCGATGGCGCTGCTCGCAACCGGCCTCGCCGGAATGGGCGGGATTCAGCTCCGCCGCAACCGGAAGCGGACGCTCGACAAGTAG